A stretch of Babylonia areolata isolate BAREFJ2019XMU chromosome 23, ASM4173473v1, whole genome shotgun sequence DNA encodes these proteins:
- the LOC143298125 gene encoding 2-succinylbenzoate--CoA ligase-like isoform X1, which produces MSEPFPYTTMVELLHYWSCHDSHRPAFIFTDKHGTRFELTRGQLYQLGGRWAAVLQAGGVEGKERVVSTLPNSPERVLCDVGIVMAGAVMVNAQCQLADGSDLLNVLRQSKARVVCVDPDLDLGPWQVLRQHVQHHPVTNTVTSVTLPDLQKVFFIRRTAPLCQDPGLSGPASTGRSDPESDNTEKKNFVGDGFASPETGDFIACLRVLDEFYEAEVSVDETVVVFTTSGSTGFSKLVPHTHASLIKCFQFLKQGSLDQYSLAFNSAPLGWLGGYPFLYLSVGKGRLLLDMWYGAPDDLAAAVWNLIVKEGCVNSVIMPFLLPKILALEDRQPWKMKGILVSGQPLKKEVILQALQLSESVLVTYTGSELLMTTVTVVRDSSSYQDFLAGKPLPNCSVKVCDSDGKEVTRGAKGEIHAKTPWMTQGYLSAEDTAASFTADGFLKTGDVGQMLEDGSLLVEGRQHDAIHRGSYIFYPAWLESRIISCCPGLSEVFVVGVPNPGKGEELCACFVASDPSITEEHVRSVVEEDITAKLDDPLSPRPRYYLRFQAFPTTFTGKPVRKEVRRQAVDRLNLA; this is translated from the exons ATGTCGGAGCCATTTCCGTACACCACCATGGTGGAACTGCTCCACTACTGGAGCTGCCACGACAGCCACAGGCCTGCCTTCATCTTCACTGACAAACACGGCACCAG ATTTGAACTGACGCGGGGACAGCTGTACCAGCTAGGGGGCCGCTGGGCCGCCGTGCTGCAGGctgggggagtggaagggaaggagagggtggtgaGCACGTTGCCCAACAGTCCAGAGCGCGTGCTGTGTGACGTGGGCATTGTCATGGCAGGCGCCGTGATGGTCAACGCTCAGTGTCAGCtggctgatg GATCAGACCTGCTGAATGTTCTTCGTCAGTCCAAAGCACGTGTAGTCTGTGTGGACCCAGACCTTGACCTTGGACCATGGCAAGTGCTGAGGCAGCACGTGCAGCACCACCCGGTTACTAACACAGTCACGTCCGTCACTCTGCCAGACCTCCAGAAAGTCTTCTTCATTCGGAGAACTGCTCCTCTCTGTCAGGATCCTGGCCTGTCAGGCCCGGCCAGCACGGGTCGTTCTGACCCAGAGTCAGACAACACTGAAAAGAAGAACTTTGTGGGGGATGGGTTTGCCTCTCCAGAAACTGGGGATTTCATCGCGTGTCTGCGAGTCCTGGACGAGTTTTACGAGGCAGAGGTATCGGTCGACGAGACCGTGGTCGTGTTCACCACGTCAGGCAGCACCGGGTTCTCCAAGCTGGTACCTCACACACATGCCTCTCTCATCAAGTGCTTCCAGTTCCTGAAGCAGGGTAGCTTGGATCAGTATTCCCTGGCGTTCAACAGCGCTCCCCTTGGCTGGTTGGGAGGCTACCCGTTTCTGTACCTGTCTGTTGGCAAAGGTCGTCTGCTCCTGGACATGTGGTACGGGGCTCCCGATGATCTGGCAGCTGCTGTGTGGAACCTGATCGTCAAGGAAGGCTGTGTGAACAGCGTCATTATGCCCTTCCTCCTTCCCAAAATTCTGGCACTTGAAGACAGACAACCCTGGAAGATGAAGGGGATTCTGGTGTCAGGGCAGCCTTTGAAGAAAGAGGTGATACTCCAAGCTCTACAGTTGTCTGAATCTGTTCTAGTCACCTACACTGGCTCAGAACTGTTGATGACAACAGTCACTGTGGTAAGAGATTCCTCCAGTTATCAAGATTTCTTGGCAGGAAAACCACTGCCCAACTGCTCAGTGAAAGTTTGTGACAGCGACGGGAAGGAAGTAACAAGAGGGGCCAAAGGAGAGATCCACGCAAAGACCCCGTGGATGACCCAGGGTTACCTCAGCGCGGAGGACACAGCGGCTTCCTTCACTGCTGACGGCTTCCTGAAGACTGGGGACGTTGGACAGATGCTGGAGGACGGGTCACTGCTGGTTGAAGGACGTCAGCATGACGCCATCCACAGAGGCAGCTACATCTTCTACCCGGCCTGGCTGGAGAGTCGGATCATCAGCTGCTGTCCAG ggcTGAGCGAGGTCTTCGTTGTGGGAGTTCCCAACCCTGGGAAGGGGGAAGAGCTCTGCGCATGCTTCGTCGCCTCTGACCCTTCCATTACTGAGGAGCACGTGCGCAGTGTGGTTGAAGAAGACATCACAGCCAAACTGGACGACCCCCTGTCCCCCCGACCACGGTACTACCTCCGCTTCCAGGCTTTCCCCACAACGTTCACAGGCAAACCAGTGAGGAAGGAGGTGCGTCGTCAGGCCGTGGACAGACTGAACTTGGCCTGA
- the LOC143298125 gene encoding 2-succinylbenzoate--CoA ligase-like isoform X2: protein MSEPFPYTTMVELLHYWSCHDSHRPAFIFTDKHGTRFELTRGQLYQLGGRWAAVLQAGGVEGKERVVSTLPNSPERVLCDVGIVMAGAVMVNAQCQLADDLDLGPWQVLRQHVQHHPVTNTVTSVTLPDLQKVFFIRRTAPLCQDPGLSGPASTGRSDPESDNTEKKNFVGDGFASPETGDFIACLRVLDEFYEAEVSVDETVVVFTTSGSTGFSKLVPHTHASLIKCFQFLKQGSLDQYSLAFNSAPLGWLGGYPFLYLSVGKGRLLLDMWYGAPDDLAAAVWNLIVKEGCVNSVIMPFLLPKILALEDRQPWKMKGILVSGQPLKKEVILQALQLSESVLVTYTGSELLMTTVTVVRDSSSYQDFLAGKPLPNCSVKVCDSDGKEVTRGAKGEIHAKTPWMTQGYLSAEDTAASFTADGFLKTGDVGQMLEDGSLLVEGRQHDAIHRGSYIFYPAWLESRIISCCPGLSEVFVVGVPNPGKGEELCACFVASDPSITEEHVRSVVEEDITAKLDDPLSPRPRYYLRFQAFPTTFTGKPVRKEVRRQAVDRLNLA from the exons ATGTCGGAGCCATTTCCGTACACCACCATGGTGGAACTGCTCCACTACTGGAGCTGCCACGACAGCCACAGGCCTGCCTTCATCTTCACTGACAAACACGGCACCAG ATTTGAACTGACGCGGGGACAGCTGTACCAGCTAGGGGGCCGCTGGGCCGCCGTGCTGCAGGctgggggagtggaagggaaggagagggtggtgaGCACGTTGCCCAACAGTCCAGAGCGCGTGCTGTGTGACGTGGGCATTGTCATGGCAGGCGCCGTGATGGTCAACGCTCAGTGTCAGCtggctgatg ACCTTGACCTTGGACCATGGCAAGTGCTGAGGCAGCACGTGCAGCACCACCCGGTTACTAACACAGTCACGTCCGTCACTCTGCCAGACCTCCAGAAAGTCTTCTTCATTCGGAGAACTGCTCCTCTCTGTCAGGATCCTGGCCTGTCAGGCCCGGCCAGCACGGGTCGTTCTGACCCAGAGTCAGACAACACTGAAAAGAAGAACTTTGTGGGGGATGGGTTTGCCTCTCCAGAAACTGGGGATTTCATCGCGTGTCTGCGAGTCCTGGACGAGTTTTACGAGGCAGAGGTATCGGTCGACGAGACCGTGGTCGTGTTCACCACGTCAGGCAGCACCGGGTTCTCCAAGCTGGTACCTCACACACATGCCTCTCTCATCAAGTGCTTCCAGTTCCTGAAGCAGGGTAGCTTGGATCAGTATTCCCTGGCGTTCAACAGCGCTCCCCTTGGCTGGTTGGGAGGCTACCCGTTTCTGTACCTGTCTGTTGGCAAAGGTCGTCTGCTCCTGGACATGTGGTACGGGGCTCCCGATGATCTGGCAGCTGCTGTGTGGAACCTGATCGTCAAGGAAGGCTGTGTGAACAGCGTCATTATGCCCTTCCTCCTTCCCAAAATTCTGGCACTTGAAGACAGACAACCCTGGAAGATGAAGGGGATTCTGGTGTCAGGGCAGCCTTTGAAGAAAGAGGTGATACTCCAAGCTCTACAGTTGTCTGAATCTGTTCTAGTCACCTACACTGGCTCAGAACTGTTGATGACAACAGTCACTGTGGTAAGAGATTCCTCCAGTTATCAAGATTTCTTGGCAGGAAAACCACTGCCCAACTGCTCAGTGAAAGTTTGTGACAGCGACGGGAAGGAAGTAACAAGAGGGGCCAAAGGAGAGATCCACGCAAAGACCCCGTGGATGACCCAGGGTTACCTCAGCGCGGAGGACACAGCGGCTTCCTTCACTGCTGACGGCTTCCTGAAGACTGGGGACGTTGGACAGATGCTGGAGGACGGGTCACTGCTGGTTGAAGGACGTCAGCATGACGCCATCCACAGAGGCAGCTACATCTTCTACCCGGCCTGGCTGGAGAGTCGGATCATCAGCTGCTGTCCAG ggcTGAGCGAGGTCTTCGTTGTGGGAGTTCCCAACCCTGGGAAGGGGGAAGAGCTCTGCGCATGCTTCGTCGCCTCTGACCCTTCCATTACTGAGGAGCACGTGCGCAGTGTGGTTGAAGAAGACATCACAGCCAAACTGGACGACCCCCTGTCCCCCCGACCACGGTACTACCTCCGCTTCCAGGCTTTCCCCACAACGTTCACAGGCAAACCAGTGAGGAAGGAGGTGCGTCGTCAGGCCGTGGACAGACTGAACTTGGCCTGA